CCCGGTCAAAATTCGAATTGTGGTGGTTTTCCCTGCGCCGTTGAGTCCCAAAAGACCAACGATTTCGCCTTTTTCTAATTTGAAATTAAGCCCTGAGATGGCTCGTTTTTCGCCGTAAAATTTTGATAAATTGCTGACTTGAATCATAACTCTGGTTTAGTTTTCGTATACCTGCACCTATGAATGAATTTCTGGAAAAAATCAAAAGCTTTTTCAAGGATGAAGACAGCTTTTTTGATGCAAAGCAACTTCTGCAACAGAATTGGCACAAATTTGTCCCCCAATACTTCGACAAAATCCTGGAAACACGTGCGAATGCCGTTTTTGTTTTGGACCAGGACCTAAATTATACCTATGTGAACTCTTCGGCAGAAAGTATGGTGGAAAAAACCGCCAGTCAGATGTTAGGGCAAAACATTTGGCATTTGTTTCCGAACCTGGATGAAACAGATTTTGGTAAAAAATTAATAGAAGCCATCAAGAATAAGGAAACTTTCCGCTCTGATGAGTTTTTTTTGGAATCAAAAGGATGGTTTGCAACACAAGTTTTTCCTCAGGAAAATTTTACCATCCTCATCGCAACAGAAATCACATCAGAAAAAAACGCCAAAGATAATTATAGCCAAGTTCTAAATAAGAACAAAGCAATCCTTAGTGCCCTACCTGACAAATTGTATGGAATCAGAAAAGACGGAACCGTCATTGACCACAAAGAATTTCCCGATTTTAAAGGTTGGGATTCTTTTTATGAAGGTAGAGTCAGATTCACTCGAATCGAAAACCTATTTCCAACAAGAAAACTAAACGATATTGAGTCCATCATAGAACAGGTTTTAGAAATTGGTGGAACCAAAACTTATGAATATTCGATCGAAGATTACGATGGAGAAAAATACTTTGAAGCACGTTTCACTAAAACTGGCGAAGATGATGTTCTCGCAATCGTTCGGAATATTACAGAAAGAAAAAAAGCCGAAGCTTTAAAAAATGAATTCATCAGTTTAGTG
This genomic stretch from Leptospira meyeri harbors:
- a CDS encoding PAS domain-containing sensor histidine kinase; amino-acid sequence: MNEFLEKIKSFFKDEDSFFDAKQLLQQNWHKFVPQYFDKILETRANAVFVLDQDLNYTYVNSSAESMVEKTASQMLGQNIWHLFPNLDETDFGKKLIEAIKNKETFRSDEFFLESKGWFATQVFPQENFTILIATEITSEKNAKDNYSQVLNKNKAILSALPDKLYGIRKDGTVIDHKEFPDFKGWDSFYEGRVRFTRIENLFPTRKLNDIESIIEQVLEIGGTKTYEYSIEDYDGEKYFEARFTKTGEDDVLAIVRNITERKKAEALKNEFISLVSHELRTPLTSIKGSIDLLLAGVAGDLSNQTKSLLNICRKNTQRLVRFVTDLLDIEALDSGNINFKFRTYRLEEILQSSVDGMRTFAEQYHVLLNYDQNFPSTTVYVDEDRLNHCITNLISNAVKYTPKFSEVYITVVPTDTKAQILIKDNGPGIDPNFAPRLFHRFAQGAPPKDKLVGGSGLGLSITKGFVEAMKGKIFFTSDDNGTVFTIEFPIIKPGSIPTGYNQ